The following proteins come from a genomic window of Bradyrhizobium paxllaeri:
- a CDS encoding acyl-CoA synthetase: protein MSVRHYDWIAHFGRRTPDKIAAVDLASDRRLSYGQFNARISRLATHLRDMLGVKRGDRVAVLALNTTDTLEVQFACGRLGAVFLPLNTRLTVPELQFIVGDASPSVMIHDTDLAEIALTVAKLCEVSSTLLLGAGGSYEAAIAASKPLDKFEPVTHDDISTIMYTSGTTGLPKGAIITHGMTFWNCVNLGGPAYVSPSTVLLTVLPLFHTGGLNCYTNPVLHAGGTVLIMRAFDPGVALQLISDPARGITQFFGVPSIYQFMAQHPSFATSDFSRLVIGGVGGAPMPVPLLKVWEERGVALQQGYGMTETSPAVLALDREDAARKAGSSGKPVLHTEVRIVRPDGTDADVGELGELWVRGPNVTPGYWNRPDANQSSFTDGWLHTGDATRIDEEGFYYIVDRWKDMYISGGENVYPAEVESVLHQLPAIAEAAIIGVPNEQWGEVGMAIVAVKPGHTLTPAEIHAHCAANLARFKCPRLIEFVDALPRNATGKIHKPTLRQKFNAPKATDKLAS from the coding sequence GTGTCCGTACGCCATTACGACTGGATCGCGCATTTCGGCCGCCGCACGCCGGACAAGATTGCGGCCGTCGACCTCGCGAGCGACCGCCGCCTTTCCTATGGCCAGTTCAACGCGCGTATCTCGCGTCTTGCTACCCATCTGCGCGACATGCTCGGCGTCAAGCGCGGCGATCGCGTTGCCGTTCTGGCACTGAACACCACCGATACCTTAGAGGTGCAGTTCGCCTGCGGCCGCCTCGGCGCGGTGTTCCTGCCCTTGAACACACGGCTTACGGTACCCGAACTGCAGTTCATCGTTGGCGACGCCTCGCCGAGCGTGATGATCCACGACACTGATCTTGCCGAAATTGCGCTGACGGTCGCCAAGCTCTGCGAGGTGTCGTCGACACTGCTGTTGGGCGCAGGTGGCAGCTATGAAGCTGCGATCGCCGCCTCGAAACCACTCGACAAATTCGAACCCGTCACCCACGACGATATCTCGACCATCATGTACACGTCAGGCACGACGGGCCTGCCCAAGGGGGCGATCATCACCCATGGCATGACGTTCTGGAACTGCGTCAATCTCGGCGGGCCCGCCTATGTCTCGCCGTCGACGGTGCTGCTCACCGTGCTGCCGCTGTTTCATACCGGCGGGCTCAATTGCTACACCAACCCGGTGCTGCATGCCGGCGGCACCGTGCTGATCATGCGCGCGTTCGATCCCGGTGTGGCGCTGCAACTGATCAGCGATCCCGCTCGCGGCATTACCCAGTTCTTCGGCGTGCCGTCGATCTACCAGTTCATGGCGCAGCATCCGTCGTTCGCGACGTCCGATTTCAGCCGCCTCGTGATCGGCGGCGTCGGCGGCGCGCCGATGCCGGTACCGCTCCTGAAAGTGTGGGAAGAGCGCGGCGTCGCTCTCCAGCAGGGATATGGCATGACCGAAACGTCGCCGGCGGTGCTGGCGCTCGACCGCGAAGACGCCGCGCGCAAGGCCGGTTCATCCGGCAAGCCGGTGCTGCATACGGAAGTACGGATCGTGCGCCCCGACGGAACAGATGCGGATGTCGGCGAGCTCGGCGAACTCTGGGTCAGGGGACCGAACGTCACGCCCGGCTACTGGAACCGGCCGGACGCCAACCAGTCATCCTTCACCGACGGCTGGCTGCACACCGGCGACGCCACGCGTATCGATGAAGAGGGCTTCTACTACATCGTGGACCGCTGGAAGGACATGTACATTTCCGGCGGCGAGAACGTCTATCCGGCCGAAGTCGAGAGCGTGCTGCATCAGCTTCCCGCGATTGCCGAGGCTGCCATCATCGGCGTGCCCAACGAGCAGTGGGGCGAGGTCGGCATGGCGATCGTGGCGGTGAAGCCCGGCCATACGCTGACGCCGGCCGAAATTCACGCCCATTGCGCGGCAAATCTGGCGCGGTTCAAATGCCCAAGGCTGATCGAGTTCGTCGACGCGCTGCCGCGCAATGCGACGGGAAAGATTCACAAGCCGACGCTGCGACAGAAATTCAACGCGCCAAAGGCGACGGACAAGCTGGCGTCGTAA
- a CDS encoding acyl-[ACP]--phospholipid O-acyltransferase, with the protein MIRELLSSRRFAPLFWSQFCSALNDNVLKNALVIMLLYGVATEEGAPLVTLAGAAFIFPFFVLSALGGELADKFVKMNVARRLKFAEIFAACFAAAGFYMHSIPLLFVALALFGVIAALFGPVKYAILPDQLSVSELASGNALVEGATFMAILIGTIAGGVFVAGASHMAWICLAVVGLSILSWAFAARIPVTQPSAPDLLITANPWTSTVRLLKTLYAEPRLWDGMIIVSWFWMVGAIVLSLLPALVKGGVGGTEGVVTICLAVFAIGIAAGSLFAAQLSHDRPNLALVPIGAIVMGIVGLDLAWAIGSTVRGVDVTAAAFITSFAGVRMLVDFFLFAFGGGLFVVPSFAAVQAWSAPSERARVIAAGNVLQAAFMVVGSLLVAGLQAVGLPVAWIFFGLAIASFGSVWFVLGKWGREGVRDFGALLFRALFRVEVRGMENLPPAGTRMLIAPNHVSLIDGPLLHATLPIDASFAVDTGISKAWWAKPFLKLIKHYTMDPTKPLAARDLIKLVASGEPVVIFPEGRITVSGSLMKVYDGTAMIADKADAVVVPVRIEGAQRSRLSYLKNGEIKRSWFPKVTITILPQVKLSIDPSLKGKIRRNAAGAALQDVMIDAVVRNAMLDHTLFEALAHAHRDRDTGKPIIEDALGTKLTYGKMILGAQVLSRKLEQGTRAGENVGVLLPNSAGVAVVFMALQTIGRVPAMLNFSAGPVNVLAAMQAAQVKTVLTSKAFIEKGKLDKLIAAIAGQARVVYLEDVRAGIGSLDKVRGLLAGTAPRVARKADDPAVVLFTSGSEGTPKGVVLSHRNILANAAQALARVDANAHDKVFNVLPVFHSFGLTGGMMMPMLAGIPIFMYPSPLHYRIVPELIYQTGATILFGTDTFLSGYARSAHAYDFRTLRLVIAGAEAVKDRTRQVYMERYGIRILEGYGVTETAPVLAMNTPMANRPGTVGRLSPLMEARLDPVPGIEEGGRLSVRGPNVMLGYLRAENPGVLEPLAGGWHDTGDIVAIDAAGFIAIKGRAKRFAKIAGEMVSLSAVEAMAAALWPQAMSVAVSIPDARKGERIVLLTTQKDAERSAMQRQAKTVGASELAVPADIRVVGNVPLLGSGKTDYVGATNLAKELATPAEPVRQQEVAEEEVA; encoded by the coding sequence ATGATCAGGGAATTGCTGTCCTCTCGCCGCTTCGCCCCGCTGTTCTGGTCGCAATTCTGCTCGGCATTGAACGACAATGTGCTGAAGAATGCACTCGTCATCATGCTGCTCTATGGCGTGGCCACTGAGGAGGGCGCTCCACTGGTGACGTTGGCCGGTGCGGCCTTCATCTTTCCCTTTTTCGTGCTGTCAGCGCTCGGCGGCGAACTGGCCGACAAATTCGTCAAAATGAACGTCGCGCGACGCCTGAAGTTCGCCGAAATATTTGCCGCCTGCTTTGCGGCCGCCGGCTTCTACATGCATTCGATCCCACTGCTGTTCGTGGCGCTGGCGCTGTTCGGCGTGATAGCCGCGCTGTTCGGCCCGGTGAAATACGCGATCCTTCCCGACCAGCTATCGGTTTCGGAACTCGCAAGCGGCAACGCCCTCGTCGAGGGCGCGACCTTCATGGCGATCTTGATCGGCACGATCGCCGGCGGTGTGTTCGTTGCAGGCGCCTCGCATATGGCGTGGATTTGCCTGGCCGTGGTCGGGCTGTCGATCCTGTCCTGGGCGTTCGCGGCCCGTATCCCCGTGACCCAGCCGTCCGCGCCTGATCTCTTGATCACAGCCAATCCTTGGACCTCCACGGTTCGTCTTTTGAAGACGCTCTACGCCGAACCGCGCCTGTGGGACGGCATGATCATCGTGTCCTGGTTCTGGATGGTCGGCGCGATTGTGCTGTCGCTGCTGCCCGCGCTGGTCAAAGGCGGCGTCGGCGGCACCGAAGGCGTCGTGACGATCTGCCTCGCCGTGTTCGCGATCGGCATTGCTGCGGGCTCGCTGTTTGCCGCGCAGCTCAGCCACGACCGCCCGAATCTCGCGCTGGTGCCGATCGGCGCGATCGTGATGGGTATCGTCGGCCTCGATCTGGCATGGGCCATCGGAAGCACGGTGCGCGGTGTAGACGTAACAGCCGCTGCATTCATCACCTCTTTTGCCGGTGTCCGGATGCTGGTCGACTTCTTCCTGTTCGCGTTTGGCGGCGGCTTGTTCGTGGTACCGTCCTTCGCTGCGGTCCAGGCATGGTCTGCGCCGTCGGAGCGGGCCCGCGTGATCGCGGCCGGCAACGTGCTGCAGGCTGCCTTCATGGTGGTCGGCTCATTGCTCGTCGCGGGCTTGCAGGCGGTTGGCCTTCCGGTCGCCTGGATCTTCTTCGGCCTTGCGATCGCAAGCTTTGGCTCGGTCTGGTTCGTGCTCGGCAAATGGGGCCGCGAAGGCGTGCGCGACTTCGGCGCGCTGCTGTTTCGTGCGCTGTTCCGCGTCGAGGTCCGCGGCATGGAGAATCTGCCGCCGGCCGGCACCCGCATGCTGATCGCGCCGAACCATGTCAGCCTGATCGATGGCCCGCTGTTGCATGCAACGCTGCCGATCGACGCCAGCTTTGCCGTCGACACCGGGATCTCCAAGGCGTGGTGGGCGAAGCCGTTCCTGAAGCTGATCAAGCACTACACCATGGATCCGACCAAGCCGCTGGCGGCGCGCGACCTGATCAAGCTGGTGGCATCGGGCGAGCCGGTGGTGATTTTCCCGGAGGGGCGCATCACCGTCTCGGGTTCGCTGATGAAGGTTTACGACGGCACTGCGATGATCGCCGACAAGGCCGATGCGGTCGTTGTGCCCGTCCGCATCGAAGGCGCGCAGCGTTCGCGTCTGAGCTACCTCAAGAATGGCGAGATCAAGCGCTCGTGGTTCCCCAAGGTGACGATCACGATCCTGCCGCAGGTGAAATTGTCGATCGACCCATCGTTGAAGGGCAAGATCCGCCGCAACGCGGCAGGCGCCGCGCTGCAGGACGTCATGATCGACGCCGTGGTCAGGAACGCGATGCTCGACCACACCCTGTTCGAAGCGCTGGCGCATGCCCACCGCGATCGCGATACCGGCAAGCCGATCATCGAGGACGCGCTCGGCACCAAACTAACCTATGGCAAAATGATCCTCGGCGCCCAGGTGTTGAGCCGCAAGCTCGAGCAGGGCACCAGAGCCGGCGAAAATGTCGGCGTGCTGCTGCCGAATTCGGCCGGCGTCGCCGTCGTGTTCATGGCGCTTCAGACCATCGGCCGCGTGCCGGCGATGCTCAATTTCTCCGCCGGCCCGGTCAACGTGCTGGCGGCGATGCAGGCCGCGCAAGTGAAGACCGTGCTGACCTCGAAGGCGTTTATCGAGAAGGGCAAGCTCGACAAGCTGATCGCTGCCATCGCCGGACAGGCCAGGGTCGTGTACCTGGAGGACGTGCGGGCCGGCATCGGTTCGCTCGACAAGGTCCGCGGACTGCTCGCCGGTACCGCGCCGCGGGTGGCGCGCAAGGCGGACGATCCGGCGGTGGTCCTGTTCACATCGGGCTCGGAAGGCACGCCCAAGGGTGTCGTGCTCTCCCATCGCAACATCCTGGCCAATGCGGCCCAGGCGCTGGCGCGGGTCGATGCCAATGCCCATGACAAGGTATTCAACGTGCTTCCCGTGTTCCACTCCTTTGGCCTGACGGGGGGAATGATGATGCCGATGCTGGCCGGCATTCCAATCTTCATGTACCCGTCGCCGCTGCATTACCGGATCGTACCGGAACTGATCTACCAGACCGGCGCCACCATCCTGTTCGGCACCGATACCTTCCTCTCCGGCTATGCGCGCTCGGCCCATGCCTACGACTTCCGCACCTTGCGTCTCGTGATCGCCGGCGCGGAAGCGGTGAAGGACCGCACACGGCAAGTCTATATGGAGCGCTACGGCATCCGCATCCTCGAGGGTTACGGCGTCACCGAGACCGCGCCCGTGCTCGCGATGAACACGCCGATGGCGAATCGGCCGGGCACCGTCGGCCGGCTGTCGCCGCTGATGGAAGCCCGCCTCGATCCCGTTCCCGGAATCGAGGAAGGCGGGCGTCTGTCGGTGCGCGGGCCCAACGTGATGCTCGGATATCTGCGTGCGGAAAACCCCGGCGTGCTGGAGCCGCTCGCCGGCGGCTGGCACGACACCGGCGACATCGTCGCCATCGATGCGGCCGGCTTCATCGCCATCAAGGGCCGCGCCAAACGCTTCGCCAAGATTGCCGGCGAGATGGTCTCGCTGTCGGCGGTCGAAGCCATGGCCGCAGCGCTGTGGCCACAGGCGATGTCGGTTGCGGTGTCTATTCCCGATGCACGCAAGGGCGAGCGGATCGTGCTCCTGACCACGCAGAAGGATGCCGAGCGCTCGGCTATGCAGCGCCAGGCCAAGACCGTCGGCGCGTCCGAACTGGCAGTGCCGGCGGATATCCGCGTGGTCGGCAACGTGCCACTGCTGGGCTCCGGCAAGACCGACTATGTCGGCGCGACCAACCTCGCCAAGGAGCTTGCGACGCCAGCCGAGCCGGTGCGGCAACAGGAGGTTGCTGAAGAGGAAGTCGCATAA
- a CDS encoding helix-turn-helix domain-containing protein — protein sequence MPVPDKQLSAEQSRQIADTIREELARRRISRQSLAELAKLSLSTLEKVLGGRRPFTLATTVRLEQALGVSLRKMPEAPAPVAAVNGEVAPDSLGAYSRRAVAWIEGTYVTVRPSFGDKDAIFAYRTEITWDAAASSLVFHESERQDAAFTQFGEVAVPNQSRHIYLVTNRHGQHRLITVAHLAISGEMYGIITTLLAGRGSLLTPIAAPIAYLPIKMVANPTFGRISSDDPNFALYRQHLRRTTDESFALFMQG from the coding sequence ATGCCAGTGCCGGACAAGCAGCTTTCCGCCGAGCAGAGCCGGCAGATTGCCGACACCATTCGCGAAGAGCTCGCCCGCCGCCGCATCTCCCGGCAGTCTCTGGCCGAACTGGCAAAACTCAGCCTTTCCACGCTGGAAAAGGTGCTGGGCGGCCGCCGCCCGTTCACGCTGGCCACCACCGTCCGCCTCGAACAGGCGCTCGGCGTTTCCCTGCGCAAGATGCCGGAGGCGCCTGCGCCTGTCGCTGCCGTCAACGGCGAGGTTGCGCCCGATAGCCTCGGCGCCTATTCGCGCCGCGCGGTGGCGTGGATCGAAGGAACCTATGTCACGGTGCGTCCGTCGTTCGGCGACAAGGACGCAATCTTCGCCTATCGCACCGAGATCACCTGGGATGCCGCGGCGTCATCGCTGGTGTTTCACGAGAGCGAGCGGCAGGACGCAGCGTTCACCCAGTTCGGCGAAGTCGCGGTGCCGAACCAGTCGAGACACATTTATCTCGTCACCAACCGGCATGGCCAGCATCGCCTGATCACGGTGGCGCACCTGGCGATTTCGGGCGAGATGTACGGGATCATCACGACGCTGCTCGCGGGGCGCGGCTCGTTGCTGACGCCGATCGCGGCGCCTATCGCCTATCTGCCGATCAAGATGGTGGCTAACCCGACCTTTGGCAGGATTTCGTCCGACGATCCCAATTTCGCGCTGTACCGCCAGCATTTGCGGCGAACGACGGATGAATCGTTTGCGCTGTTCATGCAGGGATAG
- a CDS encoding acyl-CoA dehydrogenase family protein, translating into MLFTADHDEPRRILQKFIAAEINPFVDEWEKNDIFPAHELFKKLGDLGFLGLNKPVEFGGQGLDYSYALMMAEELGAITCGGVPMAIGVQTDMATPALARFGSDDVRREFLAPAIAGDAVACVGVSEPGAGSDVASIKTQARSDGDDYVINGGKMWITNGVQADWICLLANTSDGQVHRNKSLICVPMKTRGVQVARKLDKMGMRSSDTAQIFFDNVRVPKRNRIGEEGKGFTYQMVQFQEERLWGAAACLKAHEFIISETIEYTRNRKAFGKSILDNQTVHFKLAEMQTEVELLRALVYRAAEALIAGEDVTRLATMAKLKAGRLGRELTDACLQFWGGMGFMNETPVSRAYRDSRLTSIGGGADEVMLTVLSKMMGTLPKS; encoded by the coding sequence ATGCTCTTCACCGCCGACCACGACGAACCCCGCCGTATCCTGCAAAAATTCATCGCCGCGGAGATCAACCCCTTCGTCGACGAATGGGAGAAGAACGACATCTTCCCGGCGCATGAGCTGTTCAAGAAGCTCGGCGATCTCGGCTTTCTCGGCCTGAACAAGCCGGTCGAGTTCGGCGGCCAGGGGCTCGATTACTCCTATGCGCTGATGATGGCGGAAGAGCTCGGCGCCATTACGTGTGGCGGCGTGCCGATGGCGATCGGGGTGCAGACCGATATGGCGACCCCCGCGCTGGCGCGGTTCGGTTCCGACGACGTGCGCCGCGAGTTCCTGGCGCCTGCGATCGCGGGCGATGCGGTCGCCTGCGTCGGCGTTTCCGAGCCGGGCGCCGGCTCCGACGTCGCCTCGATCAAGACGCAGGCGCGCTCCGACGGCGACGACTACGTCATCAATGGCGGCAAGATGTGGATCACCAACGGCGTGCAGGCCGACTGGATCTGCCTGCTCGCCAATACCAGCGACGGCCAGGTTCATCGCAACAAGTCGCTGATCTGCGTACCGATGAAAACCAGGGGCGTGCAGGTCGCGCGCAAGCTCGACAAGATGGGCATGCGCTCGTCCGACACCGCGCAGATCTTCTTCGACAATGTCCGCGTGCCCAAGCGCAACCGGATCGGCGAGGAGGGCAAGGGTTTTACCTACCAGATGGTGCAGTTCCAGGAGGAGCGGCTGTGGGGCGCAGCCGCCTGCCTCAAGGCGCATGAGTTCATCATCTCAGAGACGATCGAATACACCCGCAACCGCAAGGCGTTCGGAAAGTCGATCCTCGATAACCAGACGGTTCATTTCAAGCTCGCAGAGATGCAGACCGAAGTCGAGCTGCTGCGCGCGCTGGTCTATCGTGCCGCCGAAGCGCTGATCGCGGGCGAAGACGTGACGCGGCTTGCGACCATGGCCAAGCTCAAGGCGGGCCGGTTGGGTCGCGAACTCACCGACGCCTGCCTGCAATTCTGGGGCGGCATGGGTTTCATGAACGAGACGCCGGTCAGCCGCGCCTATCGCGACAGCCGACTGACCTCGATCGGCGGCGGTGCCGACGAGGTGATGCTGACGGTGCTGAGCAAGATGATGGGCACGCTGCCGAAAAGCTAA
- a CDS encoding acyl-CoA dehydrogenase family protein produces the protein MLERTKVQSPFYTADHEAFRDVMRRFVSREIEPYAHEWDEAGEFPRELYRKASEIGLLGLGFPEEFGGVPADQFMKIVASQELARAGAGGVSSSLMSHTIGSPPIARAARPEVKARVLPQVLAGEKISALAITEPSGGSDVANLRTKARRDGDHYVVSGEKTFITSGMRADYLTVAVRTGGEGPGGVSLLLIEGDTPGLSRTKLKKMGWWASDTATLHFDECRVRCENLIGEEGQGFKIIMHNFNSERMGMAASCTAYARVCVEEAIAYAKERKTFGKPIAQHQVIRHKLVDMAQKVAASQAMLEMLAWRLGQGESPVAEICMMKNQATQTMAFCASEAVQIFGGAGFMRGVKVERIYREVKVNAIGGGTEEIMKDLASRQMGL, from the coding sequence ATGCTGGAGCGCACAAAAGTGCAAAGCCCGTTCTATACGGCGGACCATGAAGCGTTCCGCGATGTGATGCGTCGCTTCGTGTCGCGCGAGATCGAACCCTATGCCCATGAATGGGACGAGGCCGGCGAATTTCCGCGCGAGCTTTATCGGAAAGCATCCGAGATCGGGTTACTAGGCTTGGGCTTTCCCGAAGAATTTGGCGGTGTGCCTGCCGACCAGTTCATGAAAATCGTGGCATCGCAGGAACTGGCGCGCGCCGGCGCCGGCGGGGTCAGCTCCAGCCTGATGAGCCACACCATCGGCTCGCCGCCGATCGCCCGCGCTGCGCGGCCGGAGGTCAAGGCGCGCGTGCTGCCGCAGGTACTGGCGGGCGAGAAGATTTCCGCCCTTGCGATCACCGAGCCGAGCGGCGGCTCCGACGTCGCCAACCTCCGCACCAAGGCGCGGCGGGATGGCGACCATTATGTCGTCAGTGGCGAGAAAACGTTCATCACGTCGGGCATGCGGGCCGACTATCTGACCGTCGCAGTGCGCACCGGTGGTGAGGGGCCGGGCGGCGTCAGCCTGCTGCTGATCGAAGGCGATACGCCGGGCCTGTCGCGAACGAAGCTGAAGAAGATGGGGTGGTGGGCGTCGGATACCGCAACGCTGCATTTCGACGAATGCCGCGTAAGGTGCGAAAACCTGATCGGCGAGGAAGGTCAGGGCTTCAAGATCATCATGCACAATTTCAACAGCGAGCGCATGGGCATGGCCGCGAGCTGCACGGCCTATGCCCGCGTCTGCGTCGAGGAGGCGATTGCCTACGCCAAGGAGCGCAAGACCTTCGGCAAGCCGATCGCACAGCACCAGGTGATCCGCCACAAGCTGGTCGACATGGCGCAGAAGGTTGCGGCCTCGCAGGCGATGCTGGAAATGCTGGCGTGGCGGCTCGGACAGGGCGAAAGCCCGGTTGCCGAAATCTGCATGATGAAGAACCAGGCCACCCAGACCATGGCGTTCTGCGCGTCCGAGGCGGTGCAGATTTTCGGCGGCGCCGGCTTCATGCGCGGCGTCAAGGTCGAACGCATCTACCGCGAGGTAAAGGTTAATGCCATCGGCGGCGGCACCGAGGAGATCATGAAGGATCTCGCCTCAAGGCAGATGGGGTTGTGA
- a CDS encoding TetR/AcrR family transcriptional regulator, whose protein sequence is MIETARGIIAANGLRSLKVRDVAEAADCSIGSVYNEFGDFDGLILTVNRETVQALTARLVAVPAEDPVRQLHGLAEAYLTFAADHANLLRALFEHRMEDDRPFPEDILKMVMQAFALMHEPMVRLLPDRNPEEVALLARMMFSAVHGIISLGLEERMVAVPPEKLRQQLAQFVDTHLAGLGISLDKTRDGKV, encoded by the coding sequence ATGATCGAGACCGCACGGGGCATAATTGCCGCTAATGGATTGAGATCATTGAAGGTTCGGGATGTCGCCGAGGCCGCCGATTGCTCGATCGGGAGCGTCTATAACGAGTTTGGAGACTTCGACGGCCTGATCCTGACCGTTAATCGCGAGACGGTTCAGGCTCTGACCGCCCGCCTGGTCGCGGTCCCTGCCGAAGACCCGGTCCGCCAACTCCACGGATTGGCCGAGGCCTACCTGACATTCGCGGCCGATCACGCCAATCTTCTGCGCGCGCTGTTCGAGCATCGGATGGAAGACGACCGGCCTTTCCCCGAAGACATCCTGAAGATGGTGATGCAGGCGTTTGCTCTGATGCATGAGCCGATGGTCCGGCTCTTGCCCGACCGAAATCCGGAAGAGGTGGCGTTGCTGGCGCGGATGATGTTCTCCGCCGTGCACGGCATCATTTCGCTCGGCCTGGAAGAGCGAATGGTCGCGGTGCCGCCGGAAAAGCTGCGCCAACAGTTGGCGCAATTCGTGGATACACACCTGGCGGGGCTGGGCATCTCTCTTGATAAGACGCGAGACGGCAAGGTCTGA
- a CDS encoding ABC transporter substrate-binding protein: MIRSSKFALAFFFSPFLAVTAATTAFAQHPGITDTEIKFGNIMPYSGPASALSVTGKAFTAYFDLINEKGGVNGRKLNMISLDDGFSPPKTVEATRRLVESDGVAFMFGTMGTAPSSATAKYLNGAKVPHLFLISSASKWNDPVNQPWLMALPWAPNYVEEAGIEVRFARAKNPNARFAILYQNDDAGKDYLRGVRQALGADADKVIAMAASFEVADPTVDSQILTLANTKADVFLIYSVTPRACAQAIRKAHETGWRPMRFISSGCANKELVMVPAGLEAATGIMSVGALKPYSSDSTDSDLVAYREFMKARLPNIDPANLAAGYGYMVAQALVVVLTQCKNNLSRENIMAQAANLKDVSLPMLMPGVKLNTSPNDYRPIKDGYMVEFRDNQFTVISELLRGS; this comes from the coding sequence ATGATCCGATCGAGCAAATTCGCCCTGGCATTCTTCTTTTCGCCATTCCTCGCCGTCACGGCCGCGACGACGGCCTTCGCCCAACACCCCGGCATCACGGATACCGAGATCAAGTTCGGCAACATCATGCCGTATAGCGGCCCGGCATCGGCACTCAGCGTCACCGGCAAGGCGTTTACAGCCTATTTCGACCTGATCAACGAGAAAGGCGGCGTCAACGGGCGCAAGCTTAACATGATCTCGCTCGACGACGGCTTCTCGCCGCCGAAGACGGTGGAGGCAACGCGCCGGCTGGTCGAGAGTGACGGCGTCGCCTTCATGTTCGGCACCATGGGCACCGCGCCGAGTTCGGCGACCGCGAAATATCTCAACGGCGCCAAGGTGCCGCATCTGTTCCTGATCAGCTCCGCTTCGAAATGGAACGACCCGGTCAACCAGCCCTGGCTGATGGCGCTGCCCTGGGCGCCGAATTATGTCGAGGAAGCCGGCATCGAGGTGCGCTTCGCTCGCGCCAAGAATCCCAATGCGCGCTTTGCGATCCTTTATCAGAACGACGACGCCGGAAAGGATTATCTGCGCGGCGTCAGGCAGGCGCTCGGTGCGGACGCCGACAAGGTGATCGCCATGGCTGCGAGTTTCGAGGTAGCGGATCCCACGGTGGATTCGCAGATCCTCACGCTCGCCAACACCAAGGCCGACGTGTTCCTGATCTACAGCGTGACGCCGCGGGCGTGCGCGCAGGCGATCCGAAAGGCGCACGAGACCGGCTGGCGGCCGATGCGCTTCATCTCCTCAGGCTGCGCCAACAAGGAATTGGTGATGGTGCCGGCGGGGCTTGAAGCGGCAACCGGCATCATGTCGGTCGGAGCGCTCAAACCCTATTCGAGTGACTCCACCGATTCCGACCTGGTCGCCTACCGGGAATTCATGAAGGCAAGGCTGCCCAATATCGATCCGGCCAATCTGGCGGCCGGCTATGGTTACATGGTGGCGCAGGCATTGGTCGTGGTGCTGACTCAGTGCAAGAACAACCTCAGTCGCGAAAACATCATGGCGCAGGCGGCCAACCTCAAGGACGTATCGCTGCCGATGCTGATGCCCGGCGTCAAGCTCAACACCTCGCCAAACGACTACCGTCCAATCAAGGATGGCTATATGGTCGAGTTTCGCGACAACCAGTTCACCGTGATCAGCGAATTGCTTCGCGGCTCCTGA